In Eriocheir sinensis breed Jianghai 21 chromosome 3, ASM2467909v1, whole genome shotgun sequence, a genomic segment contains:
- the LOC127003276 gene encoding relaxin receptor 2-like, with protein sequence MGRRRDEGMLLPAVAALLCSPSLAALLRPLTNGSCEVGWFPCGGQSGLCLEQRFFCNHVNDCPSGLDEHDCLDDKGDTTLLKKVLSRPLHLWENRYKCSLAQYPPECHCQLKTRVDCTNLQLRAVPQDIDSRVTTLALGNNTITLTADSLNRYPRLTIMHLQNNSLKSIPTGTFAAVPNLAMLFLNYNELSTRGAAGALEGLRSLRSIDLLDLSHNSALELDEVVTLARGPHFLFMNHNQETLQGRKCFLLLPVSVMMFRPRRSYVDVVCILFLEDNLVEQLTVTTLRGFTALEALYLRRNRIRVIIGGAFVNQPRLLDLELNFNKITFIAQDAFRGLKSLVNLNLKGNPLLVMESGTLKQLSALDSLRLADMELSSDLLYNISKDITRSPHTPNVTHVYFKRFRYCSSVPVILDCWPKTDGVSSFEHLLGHERLRVVVWLVAMATLVGNLTVLGGRCCIGDDNKVLSLFIRNLAVADLMTGLYLVVVAAKDVLFRARYNEHAYYWMASWQCTATGILAMTSTEVSVLILSFMSVERWLCISWPLRAPRVSLPLAKVTLVFMWVVGFALAVGPVLLYRGHQGFYGTNGLCFPLHLDDPWVPGWPYSAALFLGLNQLGVVVILVAYACMFASIRHTRANTPLSLDDREWAMRFFFIVFTNCMCWVPIIILRILALADVEIKPVMYPYVVVLLLPINSAINPFLYTFTTTKFRTQARRFLLARGTCPWAARRDSESEAMKTFFSRSLTPKFHNGRSVVVVQRHSSPRHSAEVQVPDDSKLSQGQRYGAVADTPV encoded by the exons ATGGGCAGAAGGCGGGATGAAGGCATGCTTCTCCCAGCAGTGGCGGCCCTGCTGTGCTCGCCCTCTCTGGCCGCCCTCCTCAGGCCACTGACAAACG GGTCGTGCGAGGTGGGCTGGTTTCCCTGCGGCGGGCAGAGTGGCCTGTGTCTGGAGCAGCGATTCTTCTGTAATCACGTGAACGACTGTCCCAGTGGCCTCGATGAACACGACTGTT tggacgACAAAGGGGACACCACTCTCCTCAAGAAGGTACTGAGCAGGCCCTTACACCTGTGGGAGAACCGATACAAATGCA GCTTGGCTCAGTACCCTCCGGAGTGCCACTGTCAGCTGAAAACACGGGTTGATTGTACCAACCTCCAGCTGAGAGCAGTGCCACAAGATATAGACAGCCGCGTTACCACCTT GGCGCTGGGGAACAACACGATCACACTCACCGCAGACTCCCTCAATCGCTACCCTCGTCTGACTATCAT GCACCTCCAGAACAACAGCCTCAAGAGCATCCCGACGGGGACCTTCGCTGCTGTGCCCAACCTTGCCATGCT ATTCCTGAATTACAACGAACTGTCTACACGTGGCGCCGCTGGTGCACTGGAGGGTCTGAGATCGCTACGAAGCATTGATCTCCTTGATCTGTCCCACAACTCCGCGCTGGAGCTGGACGAGGTGGTGACCCTGGCTCGCGGCCCACACTTCCT ATTCATGAACCACAACCAGGAGACTCTTCAGGGCCGAAAG TGTTTCCTTCTTCTGCCCGTCAGTGTGATGATGTTTAGACCACGGCGCTCGTACGTAGATGTTGTGTGTATATT gTTTCTGGAGGATAACTTGGTGGAGCAGCTGACAGTCACCACTCTCAGGGGATTCACGGCTCTGGAAGCTCT CTACCTGCGACGCAACAGGATCCGGGTCATCATCGGCGGCGCCTTCGTGAACCAGCCGCGGCTCCTCGACCT TGAACTCAACTTCAACAAGATCACATTCATCGCCCAGGACGCCTTCAGGGGCCTCAAGTCTCTCGTGAACCt AAATTTGAAGGGCAATCCTCTGTTAGTAATGGAAAGCGGCACCCTGAAACAGCTGTCGGCCTTGGACTCGTT ACGTCTGGCCGACATGGAGCTCTCCTCGGACCTGCTGTATAACATCTCCAAAGACATCACACGCAGCCCTCACACTCCAAACGTCACCCATGT CTACTTCAAGAGATTCCGGTACTGCAGCTCCGTGCCCGTCATTCTGGACTGTTGGCCCAAGACAGACG GTGTGTCGTCTTTCGAGCACCTCCTGGGCCACGAACGGCTgcgggtggtggtgtggctggttgCCATGGCGACGTTGGTGGGCAACCTCACCGTGCTGGGCGGCCGCTGCTGCATTGGGGACGACAACAAGGTGCTCTCCCTCTTCATACGTAACTTGGCAG TGGCGGACCTGATGACGGGGCtgtacctggtggtggtggctgccaaGGACGTGCTGTTCCGGGCACGGTACAACGAGCACGCCTACTACTGGATGGCCTCCTGGCAGTGCACGGCCACGGGGATCCTCGCCATGACGTCGACTGAG gTATCCGTGTTGATCCTGTCCTTCATGTCTGTCGAGCGGTGGCTTTGTATCAGCTGGCCTCTGCGTGCCCCCAGAGTGTCCCTTCCCCTGGCCAAGGTCACGCTGGTCTTCATGTGGGTCGTCGGTTTTGCTCTCGCTGTTGGTCCCG TGCTTCTCTACCGCGGCCACCAAGGGTTTTATGGCACCAACGGCCTCTGCTTCCCCTTGCACCTGGACGACCCCTGGGTGCCCGGTTGGCCCTACTCTGCCGCGCTCTTTCTCGGCCTTAACCAGCTGGG AGTGGTGGTGATCCTGGTGGCGTATGCGTGCATGTTCGCCAGCATCCGTCACACCCGCGCCAACACGCCGCTCTCCCTCGACGACCGCGAGTGGGCGATGCggttcttcttcatcgtcttcaccAACTGCATGTGCTGGGTGCCCATCATTATCCTCCGCATCCTGGCCCTCGCCGACGTCGAAATAAAGC CCGTCATGTACCCGTacgtggtggtgctgctgctgccaaTTAACTCGGCCATCAACCCCTTCCTCTACACCTTCACGACCACCAAGTTCCGCACGCAGGCCCGCCGCTTCCTGCTGGCGAGGGGAACGTGTCCCTGGGCTGCCCGCAGGGACTCAG AGTCAGAGGCTATGAAGACCTTTTTCTCGCGGAGCCTCACCCCGAAGTTCCACAACGGCCGCAGCGTAGTCGTCGTGCAGCGCCACAGCTCACCCAGGCACTCGGCGGAGGTCCAGGTCCCCGACGACTCCAAGCTCTCACAGGGGCAGCGTTACGGCGCGGTGGCCGACACTCCGGTGTAG
- the LOC127005217 gene encoding charged multivesicular body protein 1a-like, with product MSCWPCGDSVTLTHLHVRHPLENSVHLVKMSWFGGNSDKKMQDCLFQLKFCEKQMERLSKKAEKDQKIQEGKIKKALQQGNVEGAKIYAENSIRKKNESLSYLRMASKVDAVQSRIQSTMAMKGITKNMGSVVKALDQALNSMDLQKVSSIMDKFESQFEDLDVRTSVLEDSMGAATTLSTPKESVDALIQQVADEAGLEVMDQVNAQAIPSTTLTTGERTTDQEDQLNRRLAALRN from the exons ATGTCGTGCTGGCCTTGCGGAGATTCCGTGACCCTGACTCACCTGCACGTCCGTCACCCGCTCGAGAACTCTGTACACCTCGTCAAAATGTCTTGGTTTGGAGGGAATTCCGACAAGAAGATGCAAG ATTGTTTGTTCCAGTTGAAATTCTGTGAGAAGCAGATGGAAAGACTCTCAAAGAAAGCTGAGAAAGACCAAAAG ATTCAAGAAGGCAAGATCAAGAAGGCTCTCCAGCAAGGAAATGTGGAAGGAGCAAAAATCTATGCTGAAAATTcaataagaaaaaagaatgagtctTTGTCCTACTTGCGTATGGCATCTAAAGTGGACGCTGTGCAGTCAAG aaTTCAATCCACAATGGCCATGAAGGGCATCACAAAAAATATGGGTTCTGTGGTGAAGGCTCTTGATCAGGCCCTCAACTCCATGGATCTACAGAAAGTGTCTTCAATCATGGACAAATTTGAATCACAGTTTGAAGATCTTGATGTGAGAACTTCA GTACTGGAAGACAGCATGGGAGCTGCCACAACCCTCTCCACTCCAAAAGAATCAGTGGATGCTCTCATTCAGCAAGTTGCAGATGAGGCTGGCTTGGAGGTGATGGATCAAGTGAATGCACAGGCCATCCCCAGCACCACACTCACCACTGGAGAGCGCACCACAGACCAGGAGGACCAACTTAATAGACGCCTCGCTGCACTCAGAAATTAG